DNA sequence from the Anser cygnoides isolate HZ-2024a breed goose chromosome 22, Taihu_goose_T2T_genome, whole genome shotgun sequence genome:
CGTCAGCCCCATCCTGAATCCCACCGCCCCACCGCACCCCTGCTCGGGGCAGCCCTCCGTCCCCATGACTGGTGCCTGCACCCTTCCATTCCCATGGCTTGTTCCCATCTTCCCCCATCACTACAGCTGGAccctccccgtcccctcagTTAATCCCAGCATTCACCCACGGCCACAGCTGGTTCCTGCACCCTTCCATCCCCGTGGCTGTTTCCCGTGTCCCTCTGTGCCCACGGCTGCTCCCTGCATTCCTCCACCTCCATACCTGGTCCCTGTAACCCCCTGTCCCCTCGGCTTGTCCCCGTGCAGTGACAGTGCCTGTGTGCACTACCGCATTCCCCGCAGCACACAGGAcccgcggggcagccccgcaccAAACCTACCGCGTCGAGGCTCTGCAGCCGGAAGCCGTAGGCAGCCCCGCGCTTGCTGCTGTTCATGTAGTTCCCAAAGGCCAGCACGATCTGAGGAGATGCAAGGGCTCAGGTAGGGCCAGGGGGCTGTCCCCCACCCCACGCCCCCACGCAGTCAGGACGCATGGGACAGGTCAGCACCGCCGACATGCACCCGGCCCGGCCAGACGTCCCCCCCCACTGGGGCCACGGCCTCGCACCCCTCACCTCGAGGATGTTGCGCAGTTTGCTGGAGGACTTGAGGGACATGGAGGCGGCGATGATGGCGTTGAGTTGCTGAGGACAGCAGGGGAAGTGTGTGAGCCTCGCCACAGGAGGCTGCCCCCCGAGTGCCGCCCAACGCCttgctgtgtccccccccacccacgCCCCCACACCCACCGGCATGAGCAGCTGGGCTGTGTCGTTGAAGTTGCCCAGGAAGATCATGACGTTCATGCGCTCGGCCAGGCGCGGGATCTTGCTGAACCGGATCATGAACTGGTCCTCGTCCGAGAGCTCCTCCGGAGGCTGCTGCTCCCGCTCGAACTTCCCGATGAGCGTCCGCTCGTACTCGGTGGGCAGGAagcgcagcagcagctccagaaaGTCGAGGCTCAGGGCTTGCTGGTCGTACCTGCAGGAGCAGCGGGTGGTGGGACACCCCCGGCACAGGCAGATCCCGCAGCGGGTCCCTCAGCcccctgccacctccctccCGGCGCCCCAGCTCGTCCTTGTCCCACCGAGGAGGGGACACTCACGTCTCGATGGCTGTGCAGATGTCCTGGATGCTGCGGCCACCTTTGCGGAGGGTGATGGCCAGGTTCTTGGCCCGGTTGGACTCCATGAGGGTGACCTTGCTGGGGGCCTTCTGCGTGGCCTTCACCTTGAGGGCGCTGATGTCCAGGGCAGGGCCCTGGGCCTTGGTCTTGAACTGCTCCTCGAAGTCACTCATGTCCAGCTCCTGCGGGGAGACAGGAGACTGAGGGCACGGCCGGGAGCTGGCGCAGGACAGCTGGGACGAGGACGGAGCCAGAGGGCTGGGACAGGACCAGTGGGAGAGGGGCAAGAGGATGAAgatggagggaggaggagaggacaaGCTGGGGGttgaggatggggatggggatgaagaCAAggcagggacaggacaaggagggGCTAATGAGGGGACAAggtgaggggagagggagggaggcagaggatgAAGATGGGGAAGAAGACATGGACAGgacaggagaggctgagggtggagcaaggggatggggatggggtgagaggaggagggcagggctcCGCGTCCGACAGACCCCATATTGTCCCTCGGCACGGCGctggcctccagctcctccaagGCTGCAGCCACGTGAGCCAGCGACACCACAGATGGGTGCAGCGTGGGCAGGGGTGCCAAGCCAGCACGGGCACAATGCGGGTGGGGGTGCAACGAAGGCCGGGGTAACGTCAGCACGGGTGCGGCGTGGGTGTGGGTGAGGGCGCcggcccccccaagccccctgtACTCACCCCCCAGGTGCCTGCATGGCCTCACCTGCAGCACCTTCTCGTCGTTGAGCTCGGTGAAGACGGTGCCGTCGATCTGGCTCGGCTTCAGTGCCACCCAGTTGAAGACGGGCATGCGGAACTTGGTCTGGATCGGCTTCTTCACCTTCACTGCGGGGCGAGAGGCGGGCAGCGTCACCGGGGGGGGCCCAAACCCACCCCAGTGTGCCTCCGGCACTCGAGGCACCCCAGGGACATCCCCGCTGTCCCCGGACCCCATCCCCTGGCCACACTCACCTGAACCACCGGCAGCAGGGGGGCCACCCAGCCCGGCGGGGGGCTCCCCACCGAGGggtgggggcggtggggggggtggCACGGGGCCCTCCAGCCCCCCGGGGAGCGGTGGGGGCGGTGGGGGCACTGCGGCGCCTGGGagcggaggggctggggggggcacggcgcccgtgggcagggggggtggggggggcacggggggctcaggctcagccccaggcaggggtggaggggggggcggtgggggaggtggggggggggcagcaggtgcagggggaggagatggggatggagccggagccggagctGGAGCATCTGCAAACGGAAACGGGAAGCGAGTGAGTTGATGCGGCAGCAGGACACGGTGCCAGTGCCAGGACCACTCTGCCACCGAGCGACTCCACGTCCCTGGGCACGTCCCTGCGCCCCCTGCCTCGGTTTCCCTGGCTGTGCCCAGAGAACACGCTGCCACCCCTCCCCGGCGCCAGCTGTCCCCACCAGGAAGGGGACCCCCGCACCCGAGGTACCTGTGCTGGTGGCGGTGGCCTCTTTGGTAACCACGGGGGCTGCTGCGGTCTCTATGACAACGGGGACAATTTCGATGGCGACGTCTCCATCGGGCCCACGCAGGATCTGCACTaaccccttctcctccagctccgCCAGCCGCCGCTCCAGCGCCAGCCGGTAGCACtcctggggctgcggggccggcgggcTGGGCGGCCGCGGAGGGCTGAGCTGCTCCTGCGGCGTGACAAACCCCAGCGTGTCACCggtgtcccccagcaccccctgacCGGGGTTCCCCACGCATCCGCTTCCCCCCCTCAGCCCTGGCAGCATcgcagcacccacgggtgctcacccgcagcgcctccagctcccGCCGCGCCTGgctcagctgcttctccagctccGCTATCTTGGCCATGGAGTCGTTCTCTGCATCCTGCAGCTTCTCCGTCAGCTGTGGGGACGAGGCGCCGGCGCTCAGCCGCGGCCGCCGtggcccagccctgcctcccgcCCCACGCGGGGCTTGCgtcagcagcccctgcccacgcGCCCACGTCCCACCTGGCTGacgtgctcctgcagctcctccatgtGCTCCAGCACAGCCGTCTTGGTCTCCGAGTCCTCCAGCATGGCCCCCACGTCAAACACGTTGTCCAGGTAGGCTTGGATCTGCACCTGCAGCTTGTCGCTCTCGGTGAGCCGCAGGTTCTGCCACGGGACAACCGGCGGCACCGTCACGGGCGGTGGCAGCCACGGCGTCCACCCACCACCGAGATGGGAGCCGCGGCCGCagcgggggctcggggcggcgCAGGACCACCCACCTCCAGGTACTGGTCAAGCCCCAGGTGGGTGAACTCGTACTGCAGGAAGACGCGGAAGTTCATGTTCTCCACCGAGTGCACCACGATGTTGATGAACTGCATGCAGGCGAcctgcagggacaggagcaggCTCAGCGGGCACGGCACGGtggcccagcagccccagggacgCAAGTCCCTGGGGACAGCACGGTGGTTTCACGGCCCTGGGGACGCGGGGACCTGGGAAACggccagctgctcagcagccctTGGGACACAACGCCCTGGGGAGGGACCGGCAGCTCTTGGGGACACGGCATTTTGGGGACTTGGCAGCCCTTGGGACATAGCCAAGGACAGGCCTGGGGAGACCACGGAAGCTGCCACCAGGGCAGGAGGCCGTGGGTCCCCAGTTGTCTCCAGCCCagcggggggcagggggcacagtGGGGGCCCCAGCCTCCCCCACCGCTCACCATGAAGTCGATGTTGCTGTCCTCGTTTCGGAAATACTCCATCAGCTTCTCAAAGCGGTTCTTCTCGCCGCAGAcctggggtgggagcaggggctgagggcTGGGAGGGGCACGTCCAAGGTGGGCATCCAGGGCAGGAGGCATCCACTGCCAATGCCATCCCAGCCCTGCCGGGTGCGGGACATCCCTGCTGAGACATCCCCGTGCCatcccagccctggggacatgTGCTGGCATGGGGACATCAAGCCCAACAACTGGAGCAACCCCAAATAAGTTATGCGACAGGCATTTTTAGGATCAAGGGTGTCCCAGtggagcagggctctgctgcacaaagggaaactgaggcacataCACCGGGGTCAGCATGGAGACCGTGTCCCTGCCGGAGACTCACCTCCTTGAAGTTGTCAAAGGCAGCGAGGATAATGTCATGGCCACCTCGGACCAGGCAGACAGcggccagcagctccagcacgaGTGCCTTTGTCCTGCGGAGACACAGGGCATGAGGGGTCACGGCCACGGCGCAGCCTAGGGGACAAGTGAGAGGGGACAGCCCCTACCTTGCGTTCTTGTTGTTGAGGCTCAGGGTGATCTCGTTGACACAGGCTGGGTGGTTCATCACCAGGCTGAAGccagactggggaaaaaaggagcaTTAATGGGGTCGCTCATCCCCCTGCTCTCCCCAAGGATGCCCAGGGACCTAGTGATATGTCCCATGCCATGTTCCCGCTGGACAGGTGGCTGAGCAAGGACATCTGAGTGCGAAGGCTGGGTGTCCCCAAGCCATCAGAGCTGGGGGACAGCAGATGTGTGCTCCTCACTGCACCCCAAAGCCAGACTCTGACCCTGATGGGGGCAGCGCAGGGACTGGAGGCTTTCAGGGGTCCCCGGGGGGTCCTGGAGGACGCTGCCTGCTCCCACCTGGTAGTTCATGATGGCACGGAGACACATGATGCAGACGTGGACGTCGTCCTTCTGGCTGACGATGCGGGAGTTCCTCAGCGCCTTCCTGCTGTGCGAGGGGTTGAGCCTGTGCGGGCAAGAGGGCAGCTGAGCAGGGGGCTCGGGGTCAGCCGCGGGGCGCAGCGCAAGCAGGGGGTGGGCAGCGTGTgggtgggagggcagggggggggaCAGGCGGTGGCCTCGGTGGCCCTGAGCtcaccagccagcagcaggaaccCGGGGAACCCAGCAAGCTGCATCCCCATGGGAGGGAGCCCCGATGTCCAGCCTGGTGGCCATCCCCATCTGCAAGCCCAAGGGACGCAAGGCGCGGGGGGTGGCtgcggtggggctggggtggcaggggggGCCGCGTGCCCCTCGCGCACGGGCGGTCTCGGAGGCTCACCGGGGCGAATAGGAGCTGCCAGGTGACCTGGGGCAACTGTCCCCATCGCTGCCCGGGGCGCTGCAGGGGACGCTGGGGTGGACGTGGTGGAGGAGGGTGTGGATGTGCTGGTTcgagaggcagcagctggaggcgCGTTAGAGCCTGCAGGACAGGAGGGAGAAACGGGGCTCCCGCGCGGCCCGCGGGACGGCCGGGGTGCGGAGCTGGGGGCCAGGGGGACGTGGGCTGGGGgcaagcagagcagctgctgccgctcgcaggggctggtgctgagcaccagGCGGTGCTGAGCCCTCCTAAGCCTGCGACCAGGCTGGGGCATGGTGGGTGCCAAGGGGCTGGGACGCCGCGGGTGCCACATCCGAGCCATCGCTCCTGACCTGTCCCTGGGGCACGGGGGACGCCGGCTCCTCTGGAGGTGCTGGCAGGGAACGAGGGGCCCTGCGGTCCCAAGGGAGCCCCCAGCCACGCTACGGCAGCCGTCTCCCTTCCCGGGGTGGCCACAGCTGGGTGTCCCCTCGGACCGCCCTGCCCGTCGGGGGCGACCGCAGGGGCCATCCCCACGCTGGGGCCGGCAGCGAGTCAGCGGGGGCTGCACGGCCCCTCTGGGGCATCTCCACCACGCCAGCACCCCGGCCCCGTCACCTACCGTAGGCACATCCCCCGGCAGCGTGCAAGAGAAGAGCGGGGTTAGAAGAGGGCTGCAGGGTTAGCAAGCGAGAGCCGCCGGCTGCTGGGACCGGCTCAGAGGGCGCAGGCCCGGTCATCTTCAAACCCTCGCTGCTTTTAAACCCTC
Encoded proteins:
- the FMNL1 gene encoding formin-like protein 1 isoform X2 is translated as MGNAAGGMEGAAGRENRDNRAPGPAANAAAAATPPRPPPPARQPMPAAAELEERFSRVLSSMNLPPDKMKLLSQYDNEKKWELVCDQERFQVKNPPSAYIQKLKSYLDTGGVSRKFKRRVQESTQVLRELEISLRTNYIGWVQEFLNEENKGLDVLLEYLAFAQCSVAYDMESTENGSPGSDKGKPLERSLEDLSKSNSSSPTQGVSKVRHLTVRLNPSHSRKALRNSRIVSQKDDVHVCIMCLRAIMNYQSGFSLVMNHPACVNEITLSLNNKNARTKALVLELLAAVCLVRGGHDIILAAFDNFKEVCGEKNRFEKLMEYFRNEDSNIDFMVACMQFINIVVHSVENMNFRVFLQYEFTHLGLDQYLENLRLTESDKLQVQIQAYLDNVFDVGAMLEDSETKTAVLEHMEELQEHVSQLTEKLQDAENDSMAKIAELEKQLSQARRELEALREQLSPPRPPSPPAPQPQECYRLALERRLAELEEKGLVQILRGPDGDVAIEIVPVVIETAAAPVVTKEATATSTDAPAPAPAPSPSPPPAPAAPPPPPPPPPPPPLPGAEPEPPVPPPPPLPTGAVPPPAPPLPGAAVPPPPPPLPGGLEGPVPPPPPPPPLGGEPPAGLGGPPAAGGSVKVKKPIQTKFRMPVFNWVALKPSQIDGTVFTELNDEKVLQELDMSDFEEQFKTKAQGPALDISALKVKATQKAPSKVTLMESNRAKNLAITLRKGGRSIQDICTAIETYDQQALSLDFLELLLRFLPTEYERTLIGKFEREQQPPEELSDEDQFMIRFSKIPRLAERMNVMIFLGNFNDTAQLLMPQLNAIIAASMSLKSSSKLRNILEIVLAFGNYMNSSKRGAAYGFRLQSLDALLEMKSTDRKQTLLHYLVRVITEKYPELTGFHTELHFLDKAGSVSLDSVLQDVRSLQQGMELTRKEFMRQDDSPVLKEFLKANSEVMEKLQADSKTAKEAYESAVEYFGENPKNSPPTTFFPMFMRFIRAYKKAEQDIELWKKQEAAAKEAESSPNGSEDQLDTKSPIQKAKRQQMDMIAELKKKQMVKEPLIYEGKDGAIEDIISDLRNNPYRRADKGRGSAKKRAVGQSLQATPDISL
- the FMNL1 gene encoding formin-like protein 1 isoform X3; protein product: MGNAAGGMEGAAGRENRDNRAPGPAANAAAAATPPRPPPPARQPMPAAAELEERFSRVLSSMNLPPDKMKLLSQYDNEKKWELVCDQERFQVKNPPSAYIQKLKSYLDTGGVSRKFKRRVQESTQVLRELEISLRTNYIGWVQEFLNEENKGLDVLLEYLAFAQCSVAYDMESTENGSPGSDKGKPLERSLEDLSKSNSSSPTQGVSKVRHLTVSCCLSNQHIHTLLHHVHPSVPCSAPGSDGDSCPRSPGSSYSPRLNPSHSRKALRNSRIVSQKDDVHVCIMCLRAIMNYQSGFSLVMNHPACVNEITLSLNNKNARTKALVLELLAAVCLVRGGHDIILAAFDNFKEVCGEKNRFEKLMEYFRNEDSNIDFMVACMQFINIVVHSVENMNFRVFLQYEFTHLGLDQYLENLRLTESDKLQVQIQAYLDNVFDVGAMLEDSETKTAVLEHMEELQEHVSQLTEKLQDAENDSMAKIAELEKQLSQARRELEALREQLSPPRPPSPPAPQPQECYRLALERRLAELEEKGLVQILRGPDGDVAIEIVPVVIETAAAPVVTKEATATSTDAPAPAPAPSPSPPPAPAAPPPPPPPPPPPPLPGAEPEPPVPPPPPLPTGAVPPPAPPLPGAAVPPPPPPLPGGLEGPVPPPPPPPPLGGEPPAGLGGPPAAGGSVKVKKPIQTKFRMPVFNWVALKPSQIDGTVFTELNDEKVLQELDMSDFEEQFKTKAQGPALDISALKVKATQKAPSKVTLMESNRAKNLAITLRKGGRSIQDICTAIETYDQQALSLDFLELLLRFLPTEYERTLIGKFEREQQPPEELSDEDQFMIRFSKIPRLAERMNVMIFLGNFNDTAQLLMPQLNAIIAASMSLKSSSKLRNILEIVLAFGNYMNSSKRGAAYGFRLQSLDALLEMKSTDRKQTLLHYLVRVITEKYPELTGFHTELHFLDKAGSVSLDSVLQDVRSLQQGMELTRKEFMRQDDSPVLKEFLKANSEVMEKLQADSKTAKEAYESAVEYFGENPKNSPPTTFFPMFMRFIRAYKKAEQDIELWKKQEAAAKEAESSPNGSEDQLDTKSPIQKAKRQQMDMIAELKKKQMVKEPLIYEGKDGAIEDIISDLRNNPYRRADKGRGSAKKRAVGQSLQATPDISL
- the FMNL1 gene encoding formin-like protein 1 isoform X1; this translates as MGNAAGGMEGAAGRENRDNRAPGPAANAAAAATPPRPPPPARQPMPAAAELEERFSRVLSSMNLPPDKMKLLSQYDNEKKWELVCDQERFQVKNPPSAYIQKLKSYLDTGGVSRKFKRRVQESTQVLRELEISLRTNYIGWVQEFLNEENKGLDVLLEYLAFAQCSVAYDMESTENGSPGSDKGKPLERSLEDLSKSNSSSPTQGVSKVRHLTVSCCLSNQHIHTLLHHVHPSVPCSAPGSDGDSCPRSPGSSYSPRLNPSHSRKALRNSRIVSQKDDVHVCIMCLRAIMNYQSGFSLVMNHPACVNEITLSLNNKNARTKALVLELLAAVCLVRGGHDIILAAFDNFKEVCGEKNRFEKLMEYFRNEDSNIDFMVACMQFINIVVHSVENMNFRVFLQYEFTHLGLDQYLENLRLTESDKLQVQIQAYLDNVFDVGAMLEDSETKTAVLEHMEELQEHVSQLTEKLQDAENDSMAKIAELEKQLSQARRELEALREQLSPPRPPSPPAPQPQECYRLALERRLAELEEKGLVQILRGPDGDVAIEIVPVVIETAAAPVVTKEATATSTDAPAPAPAPSPSPPPAPAAPPPPPPPPPPPPLPGAEPEPPVPPPPPLPTGAVPPPAPPLPGAAVPPPPPPLPGGLEGPVPPPPPPPPLGGEPPAGLGGPPAAGGSVKVKKPIQTKFRMPVFNWVALKPSQIDGTVFTELNDEKVLQELDMSDFEEQFKTKAQGPALDISALKVKATQKAPSKVTLMESNRAKNLAITLRKGGRSIQDICTAIETYDQQALSLDFLELLLRFLPTEYERTLIGKFEREQQPPEELSDEDQFMIRFSKIPRLAERMNVMIFLGNFNDTAQLLMPQLNAIIAASMSLKSSSKLRNILEIVLAFGNYMNSSKRGAAYGFRLQSLDALLEMKSTDRKQTLLHYLVRVITEKYPELTGFHTELHFLDKAGSVSLDSVLQDVRSLQQGMELTRKEFMRQDDSPVLKEFLKANSEVMEKLQADSKTAKEAYESAVEYFGENPKNSPPTTFFPMFMRFIRAYKKAEQDIELWKKQEAAAKEAESSPNGSEDQLDTKSPIQKAKRQQMDMIAELKKKQMVKEPLIYEGKDGAIEDIISALKTVPFTARTGKRSSRLFCDASFNEESPL
- the FMNL1 gene encoding formin-like protein 1 isoform X4, whose amino-acid sequence is MGNAAGGMEGAAGRENRDNRAPGPAANAAAAATPPRPPPPARQPMPAAAELEERFSRVLSSMNLPPDKMKLLSQYDNEKKWELVCDQERFQVKNPPSAYIQKLKSYLDTGGVSRKFKRRVQESTQVLRELEISLRTNYIGWVQEFLNEENKGLDVLLEYLAFAQCSVAYDMESTENGSPGSDKGKPLERSLEDLSKSNSSSPTQGVSKVRHLTVRLNPSHSRKALRNSRIVSQKDDVHVCIMCLRAIMNYQSGFSLVMNHPACVNEITLSLNNKNARTKALVLELLAAVCLVRGGHDIILAAFDNFKEVCGEKNRFEKLMEYFRNEDSNIDFMVACMQFINIVVHSVENMNFRVFLQYEFTHLGLDQYLENLRLTESDKLQVQIQAYLDNVFDVGAMLEDSETKTAVLEHMEELQEHVSQLTEKLQDAENDSMAKIAELEKQLSQARRELEALREQLSPPRPPSPPAPQPQECYRLALERRLAELEEKGLVQILRGPDGDVAIEIVPVVIETAAAPVVTKEATATSTDAPAPAPAPSPSPPPAPAAPPPPPPPPPPPPLPGAEPEPPVPPPPPLPTGAVPPPAPPLPGAAVPPPPPPLPGGLEGPVPPPPPPPPLGGEPPAGLGGPPAAGGSVKVKKPIQTKFRMPVFNWVALKPSQIDGTVFTELNDEKVLQELDMSDFEEQFKTKAQGPALDISALKVKATQKAPSKVTLMESNRAKNLAITLRKGGRSIQDICTAIETYDQQALSLDFLELLLRFLPTEYERTLIGKFEREQQPPEELSDEDQFMIRFSKIPRLAERMNVMIFLGNFNDTAQLLMPQLNAIIAASMSLKSSSKLRNILEIVLAFGNYMNSSKRGAAYGFRLQSLDALLEMKSTDRKQTLLHYLVRVITEKYPELTGFHTELHFLDKAGSVSLDSVLQDVRSLQQGMELTRKEFMRQDDSPVLKEFLKANSEVMEKLQADSKTAKEAYESAVEYFGENPKNSPPTTFFPMFMRFIRAYKKAEQDIELWKKQEAAAKEAESSPNGSEDQLDTKSPIQKAKRQQMDMIAELKKKQMVKEPLIYEGKDGAIEDIISALKTVPFTARTGKRSSRLFCDASFNEESPL